A genomic window from Rhizobium sp. 007 includes:
- the argJ gene encoding bifunctional glutamate N-acetyltransferase/amino-acid acetyltransferase ArgJ — MSGSVSPLAPKTFATMPALRGVRMATASAGIKYKDRTDVLMMVFDKPAAVAGVFTRSKCPSAPVDFCRGNLPHGVARAVVVNSGNANAFTGLKGRQATALTAKSAAAAVGCAENEVYLASTGVIGEPLDATKFAGVLDRMHAEATGDLWFEAAKAIMTTDTYPKVSTRSAEIGGVKVTINGIAKGAGMIAPDMATMLSFVVTDADIAPAALQALLSDGVGPTFNSMTVDSDTSTSDTLMLFATAAAAEDGQVRIERADDQRLAAFRAALNEVLKDLSLQVCRDGEGATKMLEINVTGAESDAAAKRIALSIANSPLVKTAAAGEDANWGRIVMAVGKAGEMADRDRLAIWFGDVRVAVNGERDPDYSEDAASNVMKKQDIPIKVDIGLGSGAATVWTCDLTKEYVAINGDYRS; from the coding sequence ATGTCCGGTTCCGTTTCCCCGCTCGCTCCGAAAACCTTTGCCACGATGCCGGCACTGCGCGGCGTGCGCATGGCGACCGCTTCCGCAGGCATCAAGTATAAGGACCGGACGGACGTGTTGATGATGGTCTTCGACAAGCCGGCCGCCGTTGCGGGGGTTTTCACGCGATCGAAGTGCCCGTCGGCGCCCGTCGACTTCTGTCGTGGCAATCTGCCGCATGGCGTGGCGCGCGCCGTCGTCGTCAACTCTGGCAACGCCAATGCCTTTACCGGCCTGAAGGGACGCCAGGCGACCGCCTTGACGGCAAAGTCGGCTGCCGCTGCCGTCGGCTGCGCCGAGAATGAAGTCTATCTGGCGTCGACCGGCGTGATCGGCGAGCCGCTGGATGCGACGAAATTCGCAGGTGTTCTCGACAGGATGCATGCCGAGGCGACTGGCGATTTATGGTTCGAAGCCGCCAAGGCGATCATGACCACGGACACGTATCCGAAGGTTTCGACCCGCAGTGCCGAAATCGGCGGCGTGAAAGTGACGATCAACGGCATTGCCAAGGGCGCCGGCATGATCGCACCCGACATGGCGACCATGCTCTCCTTCGTCGTCACGGATGCCGATATCGCGCCCGCCGCTCTGCAGGCACTGCTTTCGGACGGCGTCGGCCCGACGTTCAATTCGATGACGGTGGATAGCGATACGTCTACCTCCGATACGCTGATGCTGTTTGCGACGGCCGCCGCCGCCGAGGACGGTCAGGTCCGCATCGAGCGTGCCGACGATCAGCGCCTTGCCGCCTTCCGCGCGGCGCTCAATGAAGTGTTGAAGGATTTGTCGCTGCAAGTTTGCCGTGATGGCGAAGGCGCCACCAAGATGCTCGAAATCAACGTGACCGGCGCAGAGAGCGATGCGGCTGCCAAGCGCATTGCGCTTTCGATCGCGAATTCGCCCCTGGTGAAGACGGCTGCCGCCGGCGAAGACGCGAATTGGGGCCGCATCGTGATGGCCGTCGGCAAGGCCGGCGAGATGGCCGATCGTGATCGGCTCGCCATCTGGTTCGGCGATGTACGTGTCGCGGTTAACGGTGAGCGCGACCCTGATTACTCGGAGGATGCCGCCTCGAATGTAATGAAGAAGCAGGATATTCCGATTAAAGTCGATATTGGGCTCGGCTCGGGTGCGGCTACGGTCTGGACCTGCGACCTCACAAAAGAGTATGTGGCGATCAACGGCGACTACCGGAGCTGA
- a CDS encoding adenylate/guanylate cyclase domain-containing protein, with amino-acid sequence MNEARSLFAQLRQSAQPEIVDTMERLVHDAPDRKLCRVNALAFAASENLDEEQVVNAFLHASRLGIFDLSWNVLCPGCGGVLDANTSLRTVQSDEYNCALCAAGYEPTLDEMVEVTFTVSPRVRRIAAHNPHELPPLEYFRQIYWSSGVDLPEEDFEAKVDEFVLESLELPPGEKAVISLQLPADFVIIFEPVTHAAQFLDIKGEPTKERQSLSLVFDRAHRHSEPLELRPGPVRISVENHTEVRTLPSVCIANEALHGLLGRRRPFLTAKRLLSNQTFRDIYRTDTIEVDQRLKITSLTFLFTDLRGSTELYERVGDLAAFDLVKTHFSILNDIVGAEAGAVVKTIGDAVMATFPTPDRAVIAAMRMREAMRKLNQERGSEDLLLKIGIHEGPCIAVNLNERQDYFGQTVNIASRVQHLATSREIFATGSVLGDPRAFSLLTDRGLNPMSQKVALRGIAHEISIFAIP; translated from the coding sequence ATGAATGAGGCCCGGTCTTTATTCGCACAACTGCGCCAGTCGGCGCAGCCGGAAATCGTCGACACTATGGAGCGGCTCGTCCATGACGCCCCCGACCGCAAGCTTTGCCGTGTCAATGCGCTTGCCTTCGCAGCCAGCGAGAACCTCGACGAAGAGCAGGTGGTCAACGCCTTCCTGCACGCGTCCCGCCTCGGCATATTCGATCTGTCATGGAACGTGCTGTGTCCCGGCTGTGGCGGGGTGCTCGACGCCAACACCTCGCTGAGGACCGTCCAGAGTGACGAGTATAACTGCGCACTTTGCGCGGCGGGCTACGAGCCGACGCTGGACGAGATGGTCGAAGTCACCTTCACTGTCAGTCCGCGGGTGCGCCGCATTGCCGCTCACAATCCGCACGAATTGCCGCCATTGGAGTATTTCCGCCAGATCTATTGGAGTTCAGGTGTCGACCTGCCGGAGGAAGATTTTGAGGCGAAGGTCGACGAATTCGTGCTTGAATCCCTCGAACTGCCGCCGGGAGAGAAAGCCGTCATTTCCCTGCAGTTGCCTGCGGATTTCGTCATCATCTTCGAACCGGTCACCCACGCAGCGCAGTTCCTGGATATCAAAGGCGAGCCAACTAAGGAGCGGCAGAGCCTCTCGCTTGTATTCGATCGCGCGCACCGGCATAGCGAGCCCCTTGAGCTGAGGCCCGGTCCGGTGCGCATTTCGGTGGAGAACCACACCGAGGTCCGCACATTGCCATCTGTTTGCATAGCGAACGAGGCCCTGCATGGTTTGCTCGGCCGCCGCCGCCCGTTCCTGACTGCCAAGCGCCTGCTCTCCAACCAGACCTTCCGCGACATCTACCGCACCGACACGATAGAAGTAGATCAGCGGTTGAAGATCACCAGTTTGACCTTCCTCTTCACCGATCTCCGCGGTTCGACTGAGCTTTACGAAAGAGTAGGCGACCTTGCGGCATTCGACCTCGTGAAAACGCATTTTAGCATTCTCAACGACATCGTTGGCGCGGAAGCGGGTGCTGTTGTGAAAACAATCGGCGACGCGGTGATGGCCACTTTCCCGACCCCCGACCGGGCAGTCATCGCGGCCATGCGAATGCGCGAGGCGATGCGCAAGCTCAACCAGGAACGCGGCAGTGAAGATCTGCTTCTGAAGATCGGCATCCACGAAGGACCATGCATCGCGGTGAACCTGAACGAACGGCAGGATTACTTCGGGCAGACGGTGAACATCGCCTCGCGCGTCCAGCATCTGGCCACATCGCGCGAAATCTTCGCGACCGGCTCGGTGTTGGGCGACCCGCGCGCCTTCAGCCTTCTGACGGATCGCGGCCTCAATCCGATGTCGCAAAAAGTTGCGCTTCGTGGCATCGCCCACGAAATCAGCATCTTTGCGATTCCGTAA
- a CDS encoding aspartate kinase, which translates to MARIVMKFGGTSVADLDRIKNVARHVKREVDAGHEVAVVVSAMSGKTNELVGWVQGTPKVVGANSPFYDAREYDAVVASGEQVTCGLLAIALQAMDINARSWQGWQIPIRTDNAHGAARILEIDGADIIKRMGEGQVAVIAGFQGLGPDNRIATLGRGGSDTSAVAIAAAVKADRCDIYTDVDGVYTTDPRIVPQARRLKKIAFEEMLEMASLGAKVLQVRSVELAMVHKVRTFVRSSFEDPDAPGMGDLLNPPGTLICDEDEIVEQEVVTGIAYAKDEAQISLRRLADRPGVSAAIFGPLAESHINVDMIVQNISEDGSKTDMTFTVPSGDVEKAIKVLGENKEKIGYDVVQNESGLVKVSVIGIGMRSHAGVAATAFKALAEKGINIKAITTSEIKISILIDGPYAELAVRTLHSCYGLDKN; encoded by the coding sequence ATGGCACGCATCGTAATGAAATTCGGCGGAACGTCCGTCGCTGATCTGGACCGCATCAAGAACGTTGCCCGCCATGTGAAACGTGAAGTCGATGCCGGCCACGAGGTTGCGGTGGTGGTGTCGGCGATGTCCGGCAAGACTAACGAGCTGGTTGGCTGGGTGCAGGGGACGCCGAAGGTGGTCGGTGCCAATTCACCATTCTACGATGCGCGCGAGTATGACGCGGTCGTCGCTTCCGGTGAGCAGGTGACCTGCGGGTTGCTGGCGATCGCGCTGCAGGCCATGGACATCAATGCGCGCTCCTGGCAGGGCTGGCAGATTCCGATCCGCACCGACAATGCGCATGGCGCTGCCCGCATCCTTGAAATCGACGGTGCCGATATCATTAAGCGCATGGGCGAGGGTCAGGTTGCCGTCATCGCCGGCTTCCAGGGTCTCGGGCCGGACAATCGGATAGCGACGCTTGGCCGCGGCGGTTCGGATACGTCGGCGGTGGCGATCGCGGCTGCTGTCAAAGCCGATCGCTGCGATATCTATACCGATGTCGACGGCGTCTATACGACCGATCCGCGCATCGTGCCGCAGGCGCGTCGACTGAAGAAGATCGCTTTCGAGGAAATGCTCGAAATGGCCTCGCTCGGCGCCAAGGTGCTGCAGGTCCGCTCGGTCGAGCTTGCCATGGTACACAAGGTCCGTACCTTCGTGCGCTCCTCTTTCGAAGATCCCGATGCTCCGGGCATGGGTGATTTGTTGAATCCGCCCGGAACGCTGATTTGTGACGAGGATGAAATCGTGGAACAAGAAGTAGTCACCGGCATCGCCTATGCCAAGGATGAGGCTCAGATCTCGCTTCGCCGTCTTGCCGACCGGCCCGGCGTTTCCGCCGCGATCTTCGGCCCCCTCGCCGAGAGCCATATCAATGTCGACATGATCGTCCAGAACATTTCCGAGGACGGTTCAAAGACCGACATGACCTTCACCGTGCCTTCGGGCGACGTCGAGAAGGCGATCAAGGTGCTCGGCGAGAACAAGGAGAAGATCGGCTACGACGTCGTGCAGAACGAATCGGGCTTGGTCAAAGTTTCGGTCATCGGCATCGGCATGCGTTCGCATGCCGGTGTTGCCGCCACCGCTTTCAAGGCTCTTGCCGAGAAGGGCATCAACATCAAGGCGATCACGACCTCGGAAATCAAGATTTCCATCCTGATCGACGGTCCTTATGCGGAACTCGCTGTCAGGACTTTGCATTCCTGCTACGGTCTGGATAAGAATTGA
- the grxC gene encoding glutaredoxin 3: MAPVIIYTRQFCGYCARAKSLLEEKGIDYVEHDATFSPDLRQEMIGRSNGRTTFPQIFIGGQHVGGCDDLYALDRAGGLDPMLVA; encoded by the coding sequence ATGGCACCAGTCATCATCTATACGCGGCAGTTCTGCGGCTATTGCGCTCGCGCAAAATCTCTTCTCGAAGAGAAAGGGATCGATTATGTCGAACACGATGCGACCTTTTCGCCGGACCTTCGCCAGGAGATGATTGGCAGGTCAAATGGCAGGACCACATTCCCGCAGATATTCATAGGCGGGCAGCATGTTGGCGGATGCGATGACCTTTATGCGTTGGACCGGGCCGGCGGGCTCGATCCCATGCTGGTAGCCTGA
- a CDS encoding GNAT family N-acetyltransferase: MTETLSQKANLPLVRRLEAVGFRAWPASSVQYDGSWQVRLTAGHPSNRLNSIVPLDPSDHRDVEVRLEKASRKFEAYGRPAVLRQTPLASPVLIDLVKERQWTHFDETIVMTCDLAHAELPDTLDHLPTHDIGRFVDANLATDQVSPKLKPALAEIINAIGPPCGLFMIEDPETGPLATVLCVQDNDLAGIMSLSVAKKRRREGLGLEILTSALRWARMRSARSAWLQVKAANVPALALYGRLGFREAYRYSYWRREQAQ; encoded by the coding sequence TTGACTGAAACATTGTCCCAAAAGGCAAATTTGCCGCTCGTACGCAGGCTGGAAGCTGTCGGTTTCCGGGCGTGGCCGGCTTCTTCCGTGCAATATGACGGCAGCTGGCAGGTACGGCTGACGGCGGGCCATCCGTCGAACCGGCTGAATTCCATCGTGCCGCTCGACCCTTCCGATCATCGCGACGTCGAAGTCCGGCTGGAGAAGGCCAGCCGCAAATTCGAGGCTTATGGCCGCCCGGCCGTTCTTCGCCAGACACCGCTTGCGTCGCCGGTTCTGATCGATCTCGTCAAAGAGCGGCAATGGACGCATTTCGACGAGACAATCGTCATGACCTGCGACCTGGCGCATGCCGAACTGCCGGACACGCTCGATCACCTGCCGACGCATGACATCGGCCGCTTCGTCGATGCCAATCTCGCGACGGATCAAGTCTCCCCGAAGCTGAAGCCGGCGCTTGCGGAGATCATTAACGCGATCGGACCGCCGTGCGGTCTCTTCATGATCGAGGACCCGGAAACCGGCCCGCTTGCAACCGTGCTTTGCGTTCAGGACAACGATCTTGCCGGCATCATGTCGCTTTCGGTGGCTAAGAAGCGGCGGCGGGAGGGTCTCGGCCTCGAAATCCTGACGTCTGCCCTTCGCTGGGCACGCATGCGCAGCGCCCGCTCGGCCTGGCTGCAGGTCAAGGCTGCAAACGTGCCAGCTCTGGCGCTCTATGGCCGTCTCGGTTTCCGCGAAGCTTACCGCTATAGCTACTGGCGCCGGGAACAGGCGCAATGA
- the ubiG gene encoding bifunctional 2-polyprenyl-6-hydroxyphenol methylase/3-demethylubiquinol 3-O-methyltransferase UbiG, which yields MSDAAKSTIDQSEVDRFSAMAAEWWSPTGKFRPLHKFNPVRLTYIRDKAAENFGRDQKSPRPLEGLRVLDIGCGGGLLSEPVARMGASVVGADPSEKNIGIASTHAQASGVTVDYRAVTAEQLAEAGETFDIVLNMEVVEHVADVNFFMTTCAGMVRPGGLMFVATINRTMKAAALAIFAAENILRWLPRGTHQYEKLVRPEELEKPLAASGMTIIERTGVFFNPLSNQWNLSKDMDVNYVLLAKRPE from the coding sequence ATGAGCGACGCGGCAAAAAGCACGATCGACCAGAGCGAGGTGGACCGCTTTTCCGCAATGGCGGCGGAATGGTGGAGCCCGACCGGCAAGTTCAGACCGCTGCACAAGTTCAACCCGGTGCGCCTCACCTATATCCGCGACAAGGCAGCCGAAAACTTCGGCCGTGACCAGAAGAGCCCGCGTCCGCTGGAAGGCCTGCGCGTGCTTGACATCGGCTGCGGCGGCGGCCTGCTTTCGGAACCCGTCGCCCGAATGGGCGCAAGTGTTGTCGGTGCCGATCCCTCGGAGAAGAACATCGGCATTGCCTCGACACACGCGCAAGCGTCTGGCGTCACAGTCGATTACCGCGCAGTCACCGCCGAACAGCTTGCGGAAGCCGGCGAGACCTTCGATATCGTGCTGAACATGGAAGTCGTCGAACATGTCGCCGACGTCAATTTCTTCATGACGACCTGCGCCGGAATGGTGCGCCCCGGCGGGCTGATGTTCGTCGCCACCATCAACCGCACGATGAAGGCCGCCGCACTCGCGATCTTCGCCGCCGAGAACATCCTGCGCTGGCTACCGCGCGGCACGCATCAATATGAAAAGCTGGTCCGCCCTGAAGAGCTGGAAAAGCCGCTTGCGGCGAGCGGCATGACGATCATCGAGCGCACCGGCGTCTTCTTCAATCCGCTGTCGAACCAGTGGAACCTGTCCAAGGATATGGACGTGAACTACGTGCTGCTGGCGAAGCGGCCCGAATAG
- a CDS encoding YetF domain-containing protein: MESVIRGLSIYFALLVIIRLSGRRTLAQMTPFDLVILLVVSETTQQAMLGDDFSITNAIVLILTLFLADILLSYLKSWSPLAGKVIDGVPTILIANGVADQEALRGCRLQMEDVLEAARNQQGVESVKDIRFAILEVSGAISIIKNQ; encoded by the coding sequence ATGGAAAGCGTTATTCGCGGCCTTTCGATCTATTTTGCCCTCCTTGTCATCATACGCCTGTCGGGCCGCCGGACGCTCGCACAGATGACGCCGTTCGACCTCGTGATCCTGTTGGTGGTCTCCGAGACGACGCAGCAGGCGATGCTCGGCGACGATTTTTCGATAACCAATGCGATCGTGCTGATCTTGACCCTGTTTCTTGCGGATATCCTGCTCTCCTATCTCAAGAGCTGGTCACCGCTTGCGGGCAAGGTCATCGACGGCGTTCCGACCATTCTGATTGCGAATGGGGTTGCAGACCAGGAGGCCTTGCGCGGCTGCAGGCTGCAGATGGAAGACGTGCTCGAGGCCGCGCGCAATCAACAGGGTGTCGAAAGCGTCAAGGACATCCGCTTCGCTATCCTCGAGGTGAGCGGCGCCATCAGCATCATCAAAAATCAATGA
- a CDS encoding carbon-nitrogen hydrolase family protein: MTFKAAAVQMCSGVDPAKNAASMMHLVREAAAQGAIYVQTPEMTGMLQRDRIAAKLALREETDDIIVRTASALAAELGIYLHVGSTAIALDDGKIANRGFLFGPEGKILNRYDKIHMFDVDLDNGESWRESAAYRPGSEARVLSLPFAEMGFTICYDVRFPALFRAQAIAGAEVMTVPAAFTRQTGQAHWEILLRARAIENGVFVIAAAQAGLHEDGRETYGHSMIIDPWGRVLASAGGTGEAVIVADIDRTAVKAARDKIPNLKNGREFSIEKITGAVVGGVAT; this comes from the coding sequence ATGACGTTCAAGGCCGCTGCCGTTCAGATGTGTTCCGGAGTCGATCCCGCGAAGAACGCAGCCTCGATGATGCACTTGGTGCGTGAAGCAGCAGCCCAAGGCGCGATCTATGTGCAGACGCCGGAAATGACCGGCATGCTGCAGCGCGACCGGATTGCCGCGAAACTGGCGTTGCGCGAAGAGACGGACGACATCATCGTCAGAACGGCGTCCGCACTCGCTGCCGAACTCGGCATCTACCTGCATGTCGGCTCTACGGCGATCGCACTCGACGACGGCAAAATCGCCAATCGCGGCTTTCTCTTCGGCCCGGAAGGCAAAATCCTCAATCGCTACGATAAGATCCATATGTTCGACGTCGATCTCGATAACGGCGAAAGCTGGCGGGAGAGTGCCGCCTATCGTCCGGGCTCGGAAGCGCGCGTCTTGTCGCTGCCATTTGCGGAAATGGGCTTTACGATTTGCTACGATGTTCGGTTTCCTGCGCTTTTCCGCGCCCAGGCGATCGCCGGAGCGGAAGTCATGACGGTGCCTGCCGCATTCACGAGGCAGACGGGTCAGGCGCATTGGGAAATCCTGCTTCGTGCCCGCGCCATCGAAAACGGGGTTTTCGTCATTGCTGCGGCGCAGGCCGGGCTTCATGAGGACGGCCGCGAGACCTACGGGCATTCGATGATCATCGATCCCTGGGGCAGGGTGCTGGCCTCGGCCGGCGGTACCGGCGAGGCGGTGATTGTCGCGGACATCGATCGAACGGCGGTCAAGGCCGCGCGTGACAAGATTCCGAATCTGAAGAACGGCCGTGAATTCTCGATCGAAAAAATTACAGGGGCTGTCGTGGGAGGCGTCGCCACTTGA
- a CDS encoding amidase, with translation MSKPLETATPHPLDLPAMEIASGICQGRFASENVVAESIRRAKAVRETLNPFTVLREEQALEAAREADRAAARGEATGPLHGVPFAAKDLTPTAGDLTTLGSWTKGDWVPAETALCIRRLQAAGAILMGKTTTPEFAFASFTESPRWGVTRNPWDPERTSGGSSGGSAVAVATGVVPFAEGTDMGGSVRIPSAFCGTVGLKPSLGRIPMTILPSVFDNISHFGPLARTVGDAIAFMEAACGPSDEDISSLPIGFMSHAARDGQLEGKRFALSMDLGYYRIQPEVEQAIRVAVEELRRAGAAVDEVPMHWTRSVNDEWFDLWCVFMSGFFGETITEYREKMDSAVVAIIERGFSMNATAYKRVELLRTAMWRDMAKLFESYDALLCPTCAITAPLASETDDDYVATCPDGRFAGLDMTCPFNMLPQLPALSLPVGPAANGMPVGLQIVGRRFADEDVLAIGAALEARLAVPRFPSS, from the coding sequence ATGAGTAAGCCACTGGAAACCGCCACACCACATCCGCTGGACCTTCCTGCAATGGAAATCGCAAGCGGTATCTGCCAGGGCCGGTTCGCCTCCGAAAACGTGGTGGCGGAATCGATCCGCCGCGCCAAGGCGGTGCGCGAAACGCTGAATCCGTTCACCGTCCTCCGTGAGGAGCAGGCGCTCGAAGCGGCCCGCGAGGCGGATCGCGCCGCCGCCCGCGGCGAAGCAACCGGTCCACTACACGGTGTACCGTTCGCCGCCAAGGACCTGACGCCGACCGCAGGCGATCTGACGACGCTGGGCTCATGGACAAAGGGCGACTGGGTGCCTGCCGAAACAGCGCTCTGCATCCGCCGTCTTCAAGCCGCGGGTGCCATTTTGATGGGAAAGACGACAACGCCGGAATTCGCCTTTGCGAGCTTCACCGAAAGCCCGCGCTGGGGCGTGACCCGCAACCCGTGGGATCCGGAGCGCACCTCCGGCGGCTCCTCCGGTGGGTCGGCCGTTGCGGTCGCGACCGGCGTCGTGCCCTTCGCGGAGGGCACGGATATGGGCGGCTCTGTGCGTATTCCGTCCGCATTCTGCGGCACGGTCGGCCTGAAACCGAGCCTCGGACGAATTCCGATGACGATCCTGCCAAGCGTTTTCGACAACATCTCGCATTTCGGTCCGCTGGCGCGCACGGTGGGAGACGCCATCGCCTTCATGGAAGCGGCCTGCGGTCCGAGCGACGAGGACATTTCTTCGCTGCCTATCGGCTTCATGTCACATGCGGCACGAGACGGCCAGTTGGAAGGCAAGCGTTTCGCACTCTCAATGGACCTCGGTTACTATCGTATCCAGCCCGAGGTCGAGCAGGCGATACGCGTTGCTGTCGAGGAACTACGTCGCGCCGGCGCCGCCGTCGATGAAGTCCCGATGCATTGGACCCGCTCGGTTAACGATGAATGGTTCGATCTCTGGTGCGTCTTCATGTCTGGCTTCTTCGGCGAGACAATTACCGAATACCGGGAGAAAATGGATTCCGCCGTCGTTGCGATCATCGAGCGCGGCTTTTCAATGAATGCCACCGCCTACAAGCGCGTGGAATTGCTGCGCACCGCAATGTGGCGCGATATGGCAAAGCTCTTCGAGAGCTACGACGCCCTGCTCTGCCCCACCTGCGCCATCACCGCTCCGCTCGCCAGCGAAACTGACGACGACTATGTCGCGACCTGTCCGGACGGCCGTTTCGCCGGGCTCGACATGACCTGCCCTTTCAACATGCTGCCGCAACTGCCCGCGCTTTCACTGCCGGTCGGTCCTGCAGCAAATGGCATGCCGGTCGGGCTGCAGATCGTCGGACGCCGCTTTGCCGACGAAGACGTCCTGGCGATAGGCGCGGCGCTCGAGGCGCGTCTTGCCGTTCCCCGTTTTCCTTCCTCTTGA
- a CDS encoding methyltransferase domain-containing protein codes for MDMIFDRTAIAANRRRALKNADPKAAFLLDIAAAELADRLAVVERHFETAVELHGMTGAAARAAVATGKIGAMTRVEAEQAFAAPNEVLAMAPLEDVPIEPQSANLVLAPLCLHLTNDTPGVFIQIRRALKPDGLFLAAIPGAGTLQELRDVLLATEAEMTGGASPRVIPFADVRDVGGLLQRAGFALPVIDAETYTVRYDSLFSLMKDLRAMGMTNPLAARSRKPPTRAFFLRAAEIYAERYSDPDGRIRATFSIIYVSGWAPHESQQKPLQPGSAKARLADALRVEEHKLKQ; via the coding sequence ATGGATATGATCTTCGACCGGACCGCGATCGCTGCAAACCGCCGTCGCGCACTGAAAAACGCCGATCCGAAAGCTGCCTTTCTCCTGGATATCGCCGCCGCGGAACTTGCCGATCGGCTGGCTGTCGTCGAACGCCATTTCGAGACCGCCGTGGAACTGCACGGGATGACAGGAGCAGCTGCGCGGGCGGCAGTCGCAACAGGCAAGATCGGTGCGATGACCCGGGTCGAGGCGGAACAGGCATTTGCCGCGCCGAATGAAGTGCTGGCCATGGCGCCGCTTGAGGACGTGCCGATCGAGCCGCAGTCGGCCAACCTCGTTCTTGCGCCGCTGTGTCTGCATCTCACCAACGACACGCCCGGCGTCTTCATCCAGATTCGCCGCGCTCTCAAGCCCGACGGCCTGTTTCTTGCGGCAATCCCCGGAGCAGGTACTCTCCAGGAACTCAGGGATGTTCTGCTTGCAACGGAAGCGGAGATGACCGGAGGCGCGAGCCCGCGCGTGATCCCGTTCGCCGACGTCCGCGATGTGGGCGGCCTCCTCCAGCGCGCCGGCTTCGCGCTGCCGGTGATCGACGCCGAGACCTATACGGTCCGCTACGATTCCCTCTTCTCGCTGATGAAAGATCTGCGCGCCATGGGCATGACCAATCCGCTCGCCGCCCGCAGCCGCAAGCCGCCCACCCGCGCATTCTTTCTGCGCGCGGCAGAAATCTATGCCGAGCGCTATTCCGATCCGGACGGGCGTATCAGGGCGACATTCTCGATCATCTATGTTTCAGGATGGGCACCGCATGAAAGCCAGCAGAAGCCGTTGCAGCCGGGATCGGCGAAAGCGCGGCTTGCCGATGCTTTGCGCGTGGAAGAGCACAAGCTGAAGCAGTGA
- the mutT gene encoding 8-oxo-dGTP diphosphatase MutT, with protein sequence MSETGKNILLVAACALIDSDGRILLAQRPEGKSLAGLWEFPGGKVEPGETPEETLVRELEEELGVKTKVACLAPLTFASHSYDTFHLLMPLYVCRRYEGIPQGREGQALKWVKPMALRDYPMPPADEPLIPMLQDLL encoded by the coding sequence ATGAGCGAAACCGGCAAGAATATTCTGCTGGTTGCCGCCTGCGCTTTGATCGATTCCGACGGCCGTATCCTTCTGGCACAACGTCCGGAGGGAAAGTCGCTCGCCGGCCTGTGGGAGTTTCCCGGCGGCAAGGTCGAACCTGGCGAGACGCCGGAGGAGACCTTGGTGCGCGAACTCGAGGAAGAACTTGGCGTCAAGACCAAGGTTGCCTGCCTCGCGCCGCTGACATTTGCCAGCCACAGCTACGACACATTTCACCTCCTGATGCCACTTTATGTCTGCCGCCGCTATGAGGGCATTCCCCAGGGCAGGGAGGGCCAGGCTTTGAAATGGGTAAAACCCATGGCCCTCAGGGATTATCCGATGCCGCCAGCCGACGAGCCGTTGATCCCTATGCTTCAGGATCTACTTTAG
- a CDS encoding DUF1178 family protein has protein sequence MIRYSLSCENAHEFEAWFSESADFDRQVASGYLTCPVCNSTSISKALMAPSVSTARKKDEMKTLAMDTARRDAFEKLKAAVAHIKANAEDVGAQFPEEARKIHYGEADARGIIGQATTDEAQALLEEGIEIAALPVLPEDVN, from the coding sequence TTGATCCGTTATTCCCTCAGCTGCGAGAATGCCCACGAATTCGAAGCATGGTTTTCCGAAAGTGCCGATTTCGACCGCCAGGTTGCGTCCGGTTACCTCACCTGTCCGGTCTGTAATTCCACATCCATCTCCAAGGCGTTGATGGCGCCATCCGTCTCGACCGCCCGCAAGAAGGACGAGATGAAGACGCTGGCAATGGATACCGCGCGCCGCGACGCCTTTGAGAAGCTGAAGGCGGCCGTCGCTCACATCAAGGCGAACGCCGAGGATGTCGGCGCGCAGTTTCCCGAAGAAGCTCGCAAGATTCACTATGGCGAGGCCGACGCCCGTGGCATCATCGGACAGGCGACGACCGACGAGGCCCAGGCGCTGCTCGAAGAAGGCATCGAAATTGCAGCGCTTCCGGTCCTGCCCGAAGACGTGAACTGA
- a CDS encoding Flp family type IVb pilin, which yields MRILKAFLADVRGATAVEYGLLAALISAALVGGLTTFGNSLQNTFNTVSNNLDNH from the coding sequence ATGCGTATTCTGAAAGCTTTCCTTGCAGATGTTCGCGGCGCGACAGCCGTCGAATACGGTCTGCTGGCCGCCCTGATATCAGCCGCCCTTGTCGGCGGACTGACGACCTTCGGCAACAGCCTGCAAAACACCTTCAATACGGTGTCCAACAACCTCGACAACCACTAG